One genomic window of Undibacterium cyanobacteriorum includes the following:
- the lpxB gene encoding lipid-A-disaccharide synthase: MSEAKVTRPIVSMVAGETSGDMLAARLLSGLRPQLPQSLMHGIGGPRMMEHGFVSDFPMEKLSVRGLFEVLLHYREISGIRKKLMQQLLVERPEVFIGVDAPDFNLDLEIQLKQAGIPTMHYISPSIWAWRGGRIKKIAEAVSHMLLIFPFEEEIYRQAGIPATYVGHPLAQVIPLEPDVAAAREELGLEPDARVLTVMPGSRMSELKYNTEAFIQTAKLLLKRDPHLQILVPMAGAKQRAYYIELVLRAELEDVPVLLMDGKSHTAIAAADAVLVASGTASLEVALFKKPMVIAYKMMAASWHVLKHMGYQPWVGLPNIMAEEFVVPEFLQHAASPEAMADALWKQLTDDSLRTRLQTRFTDMHHSLLRDTAQLAADAVMRVIDNK; the protein is encoded by the coding sequence TCGTATCCATGGTGGCGGGGGAAACCTCGGGAGATATGCTGGCGGCGCGACTCCTCTCAGGCCTGCGCCCCCAATTGCCGCAATCATTGATGCATGGCATTGGTGGTCCTCGCATGATGGAGCATGGCTTCGTTAGCGATTTTCCGATGGAAAAATTATCGGTGCGAGGCCTGTTCGAAGTTCTGCTGCATTATCGTGAGATCTCGGGGATTCGCAAAAAGCTCATGCAGCAATTGCTCGTTGAGCGACCTGAGGTGTTTATCGGTGTCGACGCGCCCGATTTTAATCTCGATCTCGAAATTCAATTAAAGCAGGCAGGCATTCCAACCATGCATTACATCAGCCCGTCGATTTGGGCGTGGCGTGGTGGTCGCATCAAAAAGATCGCAGAAGCAGTGTCGCATATGCTGTTGATCTTCCCATTTGAGGAAGAGATTTACCGCCAAGCAGGTATTCCTGCGACCTATGTGGGACACCCTTTAGCACAAGTCATTCCACTGGAACCGGATGTGGCAGCGGCCCGTGAAGAGCTAGGGCTTGAGCCTGATGCTCGTGTTTTGACCGTGATGCCGGGCAGCCGCATGTCGGAACTGAAGTACAACACGGAAGCCTTCATTCAAACCGCAAAACTCTTGCTCAAGCGCGATCCGCATCTGCAGATCCTGGTGCCGATGGCGGGTGCTAAGCAAAGAGCGTATTACATTGAGCTCGTGTTACGCGCTGAATTAGAAGATGTGCCGGTCTTGCTGATGGATGGAAAGTCACACACCGCGATCGCCGCAGCGGATGCGGTGTTGGTTGCTTCCGGTACCGCTTCTTTAGAAGTCGCTTTGTTCAAGAAACCGATGGTGATCGCCTACAAGATGATGGCCGCCTCTTGGCACGTCTTGAAGCACATGGGGTATCAACCTTGGGTAGGCTTGCCGAATATTATGGCGGAAGAGTTTGTGGTGCCTGAGTTTTTGCAGCATGCAGCAAGCCCAGAGGCCATGGCAGATGCCTTATGGAAGCAGTTGACGGATGACAGTTTACGCACCCGTTTGCAGACGCGCTTTACCGACATGCACCATAGTCTTTTGCGTGACACGGCGCAGTTAGCTGCCGATGCTGTGATGCGCGTCATTGATAACAAATAA
- a CDS encoding TatD family hydrolase, protein MYIDSHCHINFPELAAQMPALLQRMQDNGVTHALCVSVDLPDFPQVLALAEQHPHIYASVGVHPDYENTEDPSAERLVELAQHPKIIAIGETGLDYYRLKGDLEWQRERFRQHIRASRLSRKPLIIHTRAAAEDTIRIMREEGAGTDQGGVAGVMHCFTESLEVAQAAVDMGFYISFSGILTFKSAKDLQAVAKALPIERILIETDSPYLAPAPHRGKMNEPAFVRHVGEFLADLKQLPLKQVQEVTTQNFFDLFQFAKPSSTN, encoded by the coding sequence ATGTACATCGATTCACATTGCCATATCAACTTCCCAGAACTCGCAGCGCAAATGCCAGCCTTGCTTCAGCGCATGCAAGACAATGGCGTCACTCACGCTTTATGTGTCTCGGTAGATCTGCCAGACTTTCCGCAAGTACTAGCTTTGGCTGAACAACATCCGCATATCTATGCCTCGGTGGGAGTCCATCCCGATTACGAAAATACCGAAGACCCTAGCGCTGAACGTTTGGTTGAACTGGCGCAGCATCCAAAGATTATTGCGATTGGTGAAACTGGACTCGATTACTACCGTTTGAAGGGGGATTTGGAGTGGCAGCGCGAACGCTTCCGCCAACATATCCGTGCTTCGCGTCTGTCGCGCAAACCTCTCATTATTCATACCCGAGCCGCTGCTGAAGATACGATTCGTATCATGCGTGAAGAGGGGGCAGGTACCGATCAAGGTGGTGTTGCGGGTGTCATGCATTGCTTTACGGAGTCCTTGGAAGTGGCGCAAGCGGCGGTCGACATGGGCTTTTACATTTCCTTTTCTGGAATCTTGACTTTCAAGAGCGCGAAGGACTTGCAGGCGGTGGCAAAAGCATTACCGATCGAACGCATTCTGATCGAAACCGATTCGCCTTACCTCGCGCCAGCACCGCATCGTGGCAAAATGAATGAACCAGCCTTTGTGCGACACGTTGGTGAGTTCTTGGCGGACTTGAAGCAACTACCTTTGAAGCAAGTGCAAGAGGTGACGACACAGAATTTCTTCGATTTGTTTCAGTTTGCCAAGCCATCCAGCACAAATTGA
- a CDS encoding ankyrin repeat domain-containing protein translates to MIALTNDQFQHQHRWCFTNSQLLKLAMILCVAVSVILINLMMSVASEAQTLQVLTPEQKQKDRFLKAARFDDVKTIRELLGQGVDANTAEAGRGETALMLAVREDSYRVFEYLITYPQIQLDQRASNGDTALMLAAYLGKVDWVAELINAGAQVNQTGWTALHYAAAIGDEQIIAVLLEYHAYIDAESPNKTTPLMMASRKGDLPAVRLLVEEGADLSLKNMVGMTALDFANDAGMRAVAQYLEQKRAEKK, encoded by the coding sequence ATGATTGCCCTCACGAATGATCAATTTCAGCATCAGCATCGCTGGTGTTTCACAAACTCTCAGCTTTTGAAACTGGCGATGATTTTGTGTGTGGCGGTCTCGGTCATCCTAATCAATTTGATGATGAGTGTTGCTTCGGAAGCCCAAACGCTGCAAGTACTTACGCCAGAACAAAAACAAAAAGACCGGTTTCTGAAGGCGGCGCGATTTGATGATGTCAAAACCATTCGGGAATTATTAGGGCAAGGAGTCGATGCAAACACAGCCGAAGCTGGCCGCGGCGAAACTGCATTGATGTTAGCGGTCAGGGAAGATTCCTATCGTGTCTTTGAATACTTGATTACGTATCCTCAAATCCAGTTAGATCAACGCGCGTCGAACGGTGATACTGCGCTGATGTTGGCCGCCTACCTCGGTAAAGTTGACTGGGTGGCTGAATTGATCAATGCGGGTGCCCAGGTGAATCAAACGGGGTGGACTGCGTTGCATTATGCTGCAGCAATTGGTGATGAACAAATCATCGCTGTATTACTCGAATACCACGCCTATATTGATGCCGAATCACCCAATAAAACGACGCCGTTGATGATGGCATCACGCAAAGGTGATTTGCCCGCGGTGCGCCTATTGGTCGAAGAGGGCGCCGACCTATCATTAAAAAACATGGTAGGAATGACGGCGTTAGATTTCGCAAACGATGCAGGAATGCGCGCAGTCGCTCAATATCTAGAACAAAAGCGCGCGGAGAAAAAGTAG
- a CDS encoding energy transducer TonB family protein produces MKSKNRQILSALYSSDLVLCSLYSLLIASLLLLLSACTTPDLASPTPQKEKIEPTKSTIKPLEQTKSDVVKPSKAANLTAYQREIAIHLSQKNPDKIYVSNPQALLRSVVVIKFSIDASGKLLSRDMLRSNKDKETEGTAMQSLSRAQAFPAPPASLLLQGKVELIETWLFNTDGRFQLRTIALPQLGE; encoded by the coding sequence ATGAAGTCTAAGAACCGCCAGATACTTAGTGCGCTGTACTCTTCTGATCTTGTGCTGTGTTCTTTATATTCGCTACTAATCGCATCACTGTTGTTGTTGCTATCCGCATGTACGACGCCGGACTTGGCTTCTCCAACACCTCAAAAAGAGAAAATCGAACCGACTAAAAGCACGATTAAGCCTTTGGAACAGACTAAGAGTGATGTGGTCAAGCCATCGAAGGCGGCTAATCTAACGGCTTACCAGCGTGAAATTGCTATTCACTTGTCACAAAAAAATCCTGACAAAATCTACGTTAGTAATCCTCAAGCCCTATTGCGCTCCGTCGTAGTCATCAAGTTTTCTATTGATGCCAGCGGTAAGTTACTGAGCCGCGATATGTTGCGAAGTAATAAGGATAAAGAAACGGAAGGCACCGCGATGCAAAGTCTCAGCAGGGCACAAGCTTTTCCAGCGCCTCCGGCGAGCTTGCTGCTACAAGGGAAGGTAGAGCTGATCGAAACCTGGCTATTCAATACCGATGGTCGTTTTCAATTGCGCACCATCGCCTTGCCGCAACTAGGTGAATAG
- a CDS encoding MBL fold metallo-hydrolase — protein MYNIHRRHFLEAIIASSAGLGLTLQTSAEPRALADSSPKQDKPRENSNMRLILLGTAGGPTPKKNRAAPSQVIMIDGEAFVIDCGNGVAQQFVKAGLKLASLRHIFITHHHSDHNADYGNLMLLAWAADLNHRIDTYGPKPLNRMTKLFLQMNAFDIHTRIEDEGRSNLVNLIFPHEINKSGVIFENGKTKVSAVQVVHPPITSALAYRFDHQGQSIVISGDTSYSPELVKLAQGADILVHEVMNIHALDRLLASEAQATRLKQHLLDSHSTFEQVGRVASEAKVKKLVLSHFVPGGDPSITDQMWIDGVRPFFDGEIICGRDLMEIAL, from the coding sequence ATGTACAACATCCACCGCCGCCACTTTCTCGAAGCCATCATCGCCAGTAGCGCGGGATTGGGTCTCACATTGCAAACTTCCGCCGAACCACGAGCTCTGGCTGACAGTTCGCCTAAACAGGATAAACCAAGAGAAAACAGCAATATGCGTTTGATCTTATTGGGCACTGCAGGTGGTCCAACACCAAAGAAGAATCGAGCCGCGCCATCACAGGTGATTATGATCGATGGAGAAGCCTTTGTGATCGATTGCGGAAACGGCGTCGCACAACAATTTGTCAAAGCAGGCTTAAAGCTTGCAAGCCTTCGCCACATTTTCATCACACATCACCATTCTGATCACAATGCCGATTATGGCAATTTGATGCTGTTAGCGTGGGCTGCCGACTTAAATCATCGCATCGACACCTATGGGCCGAAACCGCTTAACCGCATGACGAAGTTATTTTTACAAATGAACGCCTTCGACATCCACACGCGCATAGAGGATGAAGGTCGAAGCAATTTAGTCAATCTCATATTCCCGCACGAGATCAACAAGAGTGGCGTCATCTTCGAAAATGGAAAAACCAAAGTGAGCGCGGTGCAAGTGGTACATCCGCCGATTACCTCAGCTTTGGCGTACCGCTTCGATCACCAGGGCCAATCGATCGTCATTTCGGGCGACACCAGTTACTCGCCTGAGCTTGTGAAACTCGCCCAAGGCGCCGATATTTTGGTGCACGAAGTAATGAATATCCATGCGCTCGATCGGCTTCTCGCTAGTGAAGCGCAAGCAACACGACTCAAGCAACATCTTCTCGACAGCCATAGCACCTTTGAGCAAGTCGGCCGCGTCGCCAGCGAGGCGAAAGTGAAGAAATTAGTCTTGTCTCATTTCGTCCCAGGCGGCGACCCTAGCATCACCGATCAAATGTGGATAGACGGCGTACGCCCTTTTTTTGATGGTGAAATCATCTGCGGACGTGATCTCATGGAAATCGCACTGTAA